The window TCTAAAAAAGGGGGTGATCGAAAACGCCGCGTTGAGTTGCACGGTGATGCGCTGCGTAATCGCCACCGAACGAGATCGCTCGTACGAGGTGCGAAGCAGACTGCATACGAACTGGCGGACGCAGGGCCGACAGCATCAAAGTTCCCACACCAGTGAGAACAAACACGGTCTTCGATCGTTATTGTATCGTTCGCAACTCCACTTCGCGGAAGTGGACATCACGCGAACATCTGACGTCCGTTGGTACCCGGCTTTCAATTCCGAACCGTTCCCTCGTGACAACCCTCCACCGAATGGGCCCTATGTAACGGCCCACCAATTGGAAGTTGAATCGATTCACCGGAATGAACCGACCAATCCGAACATCCGACAGTGTTTTGGGAGCACAAACCGCCGCAGGGGTGGTGCGACGGGCGTCAGCGTGGATTATTCTGAGTCAAACCCACTCGACTTTTCTCTCCTCCCGTGGTTGTTCCGTCCATGATGCGTCTTGCTGAACCGTTGGCTTCTCGAACTTGGCTCTTCACGGTGGGGATTGTTCTCGCATCTTTGGTTTTTGCTGGGTCGTCTTTCTCGCCCACGTTTGCACAAGATGATGCGATGGCTGAGTTCGGCGACGATCCCGTCGACGAAGCTCCCGCCGAACCCGCTGGGGCAGGTGCTGCTGAGCAACCTGCCGGTGATGCGGCAGGCAACGGGAACGCCGGCAACTCGCAGCCACCCGCGACCGATCAATCCTTGTTGGAATGGGTCTTCGAATCACTCGGTGTCGCCTACCTGATCGTCTTCTTGGCCTTGTCCGTGACGCTGGTCTCGCTCTTCGTGATGAACATGTTGGCCGCTCGCCGCGACACGCTCTGCCCGACCGAGCTGGTGGAAGAGTTCAGTCAGCGACTCGCCGCGAATGACAATCAAGGTGCCTACGACCTGGCAAAAGCCGACGAATCAGTGCTTGGACAAGTCTTGGCGGCGGGTTTGGCAAAGGTCAGCAAGGGATACAACAAAGCTCTCGAAGCAATGCAGGAAGTCGGCGAAGAGGAAAGCATGAAGCTCGAACACCGACTGAGCTACATGGCTTTGATCGGTAACCTGTCGCCCATGATTGGATTGTTCGGAACGGTTCAAGGGATGATTTCATCTTTCCAAGTCATTGCTTTGGGTGGCTCCACTCCCAAACCATCTGATCTGGCGGCTGGTATCTCGACCGCTCTTTTCACCACGCTCGTCGGTCTCGCCGTCGCCATCCCCGCGATCGCGGCCTACAACATTCTTCGCAACCGCGTCGCTCGCCTGCTCCTTGAAGTGGGCGTGGAAAGCGAAAACCTGATGAGCAAATTTGAAGACATGTCGCCCAAGTCAGGAGCCCGTGGCTGATGCGAGTCAAACGCACCGAAGTCGACATGGCGGAAGGTGACATGACACCCATGATCGACATGACGTTTCAGTTGATCGCCTTTTTCATGGTGTTGATCAACTTCGCTCAAACCGAGGCCAACGACAACGTCGTGTTGCCAAACAGCCGTTTGGTGAAGCCACCTGAAGTCGCGCTCGAGTTTCCTATCATTCTGCACGTCGGAGCCGATGGCCGAGTTTTCCTGGGCGGTGATGATTACACCGCTGAAACATTACGAATTGGTCTGGACCGTGAACTGGCGGTCATTCGTGCCGAAGGCAAAGCGGTCAGCGACGCCAACGTGATCATCCGAGGACACAAGGACGTTGCGGCGGGCGAGGTTCAAGAGATCATCCGCGTTTGCCAAGATTCCAAGCTGGAAAACTTTGCTCTGCGCGTCAAAGAGGATCGCTCATGAAAATTCGCAACCGCGAAACCAGCCAGGGCACTGAGCTGAACATGACCAGCATG of the Rhodopirellula baltica SH 1 genome contains:
- a CDS encoding MotA/TolQ/ExbB proton channel family protein, which translates into the protein MMRLAEPLASRTWLFTVGIVLASLVFAGSSFSPTFAQDDAMAEFGDDPVDEAPAEPAGAGAAEQPAGDAAGNGNAGNSQPPATDQSLLEWVFESLGVAYLIVFLALSVTLVSLFVMNMLAARRDTLCPTELVEEFSQRLAANDNQGAYDLAKADESVLGQVLAAGLAKVSKGYNKALEAMQEVGEEESMKLEHRLSYMALIGNLSPMIGLFGTVQGMISSFQVIALGGSTPKPSDLAAGISTALFTTLVGLAVAIPAIAAYNILRNRVARLLLEVGVESENLMSKFEDMSPKSGARG
- a CDS encoding ExbD/TolR family protein, whose protein sequence is MRVKRTEVDMAEGDMTPMIDMTFQLIAFFMVLINFAQTEANDNVVLPNSRLVKPPEVALEFPIILHVGADGRVFLGGDDYTAETLRIGLDRELAVIRAEGKAVSDANVIIRGHKDVAAGEVQEIIRVCQDSKLENFALRVKEDRS